Genomic segment of Leishmania panamensis strain MHOM/PA/94/PSC-1 chromosome 20 sequence:
gaggaggagggctgACAAGATCGAAGCCTACGCGGTTTGCCCATCATCCTACGTGCGGCTGGTGTCGCCGTTgcccgctccccccccccccctgcccccttAGCTTGACACCGCTCCCGAGAggacagagacgcacaggcACTCGGGTGCGCTATCATCATTAGGCGCTGCCCACTTTTATacatccctctctccctttagGAGAGACACGCATGAGAAACGCCGCGAGGAATACGAAATGCAGgacggcgaagaggagagaaacagagacgCGCCACCGTTGTCTgttcttttttcctctcgctctcgatCTCATTCTTGCCAGCAGATGCCAGGCTAGAGAAATGCGCCCCATTGGTGCTGGTGGACTCTGCTAGACATACCTCTGGTTGAGACTCCGCTAAGGATATTGCTAACCAGTCATAGTCACAGAAACACACATGCGCGTACATGCGGGAGGAGGGTTTCTCAGGGTGCCTCTCTCGCACAATGCTTGAGGATGATGttgctctttcccccctccgctcACCCCCTCCGTATACCTCATACATTCCCCTTTCCATGCCCCCTTAGCTCACGCACACCTACCAGCTCTTCCGGGCACTCCGTGCTAGTTTTTGCTTCCTCCACCGTGCCCGAGAGGAAGCACAGACGTCTTCGCAAAGTCACGTGTGGTGATAGGTAGGCGCACATAGACGCACCCCTCTTcacttgtgtgcgtgtgtactaCCTTCCCTTTATTGGTTTGAACAACAGCACGCGTCTGTTTTGTGTACTGCGACAGacaagaggagggggcagcgccACTGATATCTTAGCAGGCCCTCGCCCGCGCCTgtgcctttcctccttcctttcctcccctaccaccgccactccaATCTCGCTTGTCGGTGTTCTCATAGGAGCGAATGCAGTTTGTGTTTGCCGTCAAGGGCCGTAGCTCGagggcgccgcagctgctggccgCCGACCGACTTTTTGTTGTGGCAGCTCGAGAGACAACCCATCGCGCTCGCCATGCGCGGGGttgggggaagaggaggtatAGCGCTGTCGCCCCTGCGCccggcgcgccgctgcagatcTCAGGCTCTCGACTGAGGGACCTCTGTTGGGGGGAGTCGCCTCTATCCTCCATACTGTCGCTGGAGAAGGACGATCTCAAGTTTAATTGCGTGATAGTGCAGACACCGTACGCTGTTCGTGCCGCCAACATGGATGTTGAACCGGTGTCGCTGCGCGTGATCGCCGCGGATGCCCTCGAACACGTTTTCTTCAACGTCAACGAGGATCTCTTGCAGGATGGCCGCCTGGTTGTCTTTACATATGCTGATAACCTTTTGCACGTCGGCATCGACGCCAATGCTTGGGCAGAGGCCCGAGTGGCGgcgaccgccgccagcacagGCGTTGCTGTCGGTGATGGTGACGGTAGCACTGGGCCTTATGGCCATGCAAGCGGTCCTGTAAGTGAGGGTGCCACCAACAAGGACCCCTCTCTCAGCGCTGACAGCGGCACTGATGCAGAGTTAGCCAAGCGGCCGCGCCGGGTCGACGTCGTATGGGGTAAGGAAGAGCCCAGCCGGTCGTCCCGCCGCCTCGACTCACCGCGTTCTGTGCTCAAGAAGGAGCAGGTGCTGGCTGTAGTGCCCTGTACTGTGAACGGCGACGACATCAAAGAGCTGAATGAGCTCATCGACGAAGGCAAACTCGCCAGCTTCGACGTGAGCCTGACTGACTTCTTCTGTTCTCAGTGCTATCATTTACCGCTGTTAACGCTAACCATGTCGTGCTGTGGGGCAGTGCTGTGTCAGTGCTGcgcaccgacgccgccgacggTGGAGGGAGTGTCGGCGACAGATCGTGCGTGCCCAGTCTGCGGAGAGGAGCCACTCGACCCTCCGCTAAGCCACCCGGAACGCGATGTGAAGGTGGCAAAACTGGTCAAGGAGCTGAAGGTGCTGTACTTTCCTCAGCTCCGCGCACTTCGTGAGTCAAGGCGAGTCTCTGTGGAACCGCCAAAGCCTTCAATGCCGCCTTTTCTGCTGCTCAATACACCGGTGCTTGAGCCGCCGCGATGATCGCGAAGTTGGCCTCACTTCTTGCAGGAAGGAAAGCATGCTGATAAGACTCTGCATACGCAGAGGTACCATCGCTCCAGGtggacacatacacacagagcTGAGCCTCTTTGCTGTGGGTGCGTCATGTCCGGCAAAGCCAACTCCACAGcgacgcctctgctgccttcctcacacccactccctctccctatgAGGGTTGTCGACGGTGCATTGTGCAGCGGGATCGGGCGGTGGTTGATCATGCGCTTCAGCTAAAACGCCTACAGCGCACAGATATCCCCCACGCACATCGCCGCCTACTCACATGGCCGGTTACCTAGTTTCCTACTTCTGTTCACATGACGCCTAAAGCCCCTCTttgtttcccccctctcccccctcctgaTGGCAGGGGACACCTCAGCGTGGTACTAGGGTCAGGCACTtacgacgtggggaggtCAGGGCGGTGTACCGctactgatgccggcggcaggtcctggatggcgtcgCGTCGGCGTGACACGCCACAATgaacacgcttgtgccatccaTAGGGTGGGCAAAGTGACAGCGTGATTCGAGTGTTCCCCAACTGgccctcactgcccactggtgtgggaaGCCTGCGTGTCACCCGAAGGATGCACCGGGTGGCGGCCAGCATAatggcagcggctgcgaggcgacctGCAAAACGGGCAGAGCGGGCAAAGATCGACGCTGAGGCCTTGCCTAGGCCATCGAGTCGGCACTGCTGTAACGTGCGTTGACCGCTGCCTCACAGGATGCGATGGGCCTGTTGGCAGGCCgtggggggggagcgggCGGGGTGGAGCTGAGCTACTTTTCTATGGCAGAATGAATACGACGGAAGAAAttgcgccttctctctcttttcctgctacacgcgcgcgcacacgcatgccgTCACTTCCCTCGCCactttccttctctgtgttcctcttctcccccagTTTCGACTGCTGAAGCGACACACAAATGGTTCCTACCttccccgctgctgctgtatgAGCGTATCTGAATGTTGCTGTAGAGGCAATACTTACCTCAACACATGCAGTCACGTCCTTCATCTGCGGTAGTTCACAGAGCAACATACACGCACCGCCAGGACTCTCAATGCCGGCACGGAGGCAGTTAACAGACCTAAACGCAGACGCGCGAGCGCTACCCTTGAGCTGGAGAAGTCTCGCAGATATCAAGAAACACGTGTTTAGTCCAGGGTACGTTGTGGAGGATAATACTGGCCTCTTCGTCGGTGTGGCTGAGCCTGTAGGACGACCTGTCACTGCAGCCACCGTTGTGCTATGCAACTTTTTCTCCGAACGCGTTCGTCGAAAGCGTAATCGAGGAATAGAACCCCCTGTTCAATGCGCGAGCCACAATGAGAGCGCTGGCGGCACTCCAGGCAAGCCCCAAAGCAACAGCACAGTGCGGCCCAGCTGCTGTAGTAAGACCTTGTGTAGTGCGGTcttggcggtgctgcgcgccgcTCATGAATCTATCGGGAGCGCCGAGGCTGCCGGTCATGGTGGTTGTATTGTGTTGGTGCATGTAACAGTAATAAGAGAGGATGTGAGCTGTTCACCATCATTCAAGACAGCTGGCCGCGCGCCTGTGTGCTATGTGGACGGAGTGTGCGTTGCAGAAGACATTACCCGAGCGTACCGAGCCGTGTGGACGAGCCCATGCATTTCATCAAAGCTACCGACGCGCTCAACAACGGatgacaccaccaccgctgttgctgtcgcaTCGAATACTTCTGGCTCTTCGCTTCGCCCGATACCGGTGGaaaggcagctgcaggcgcaaCCGACTCACGTGGGCGACAGTTGCTGCACTGGCACTCCCTTTTGTGGGGTGCGGCTGATGTGGGTATCACCGTCGTCACGTGGACGTGGGATAGCCTTTTCGATGATTGAACGGGCCCGGCATGCCGTATGCTACGGCTTTGTGGTGCCGGCAGAGCACGTCGCCTTTAGCGAGCCCACCGCGATGGGCAGCGCCTTTGCTCGCCGGTACCAAGCGCGAGACGACTTCCTTGTGTATTACTACTGAGTGTCCTCCGCTCTTCGTGTCGTCGTGCCTCTTTACAGGAGGGCACGTGCCCACTTACGTGACGTACGTAGGACTGAAATGACGAAAGAAGACAGGCGAACATACGCCCACCTAGATTTATAAGGGCACAGGTGGGAGCAGTACTCTCACCCACGCCACCGCACTGCCTCCAGTCGCTACACATGGTGCAATGCAGTTGTCCAACGCAACGGAACACATAACGTGTTTCACCTCtagggaggtggaggggggtgaagggAGTCGTGTGTTTTGATTCTCTAGAACACCTCGTATGTTCCACTCGTACCACTTCTCTGTTGCCGCCTGGTTTGTCGGTACGCGGAAACCTTCCACggttctctcctctgcgtccCCTAGTGAAGGtccccctcgccttctctcttcctctatCGCCCTCTCGTTCCCTCGCTCATTCCTGCAGAAGCGTTGGCGATCTCTTTTACGTGTGTCGGTTTCGCCCCTACGCAACCTACCACAGTCCGCCCCTCTACTACTGATCGAGATCACCACTGATGCACTTGGATGAATTAAGCAGCAAGGTATTCAACGAAAAACCCTACGCGTCACTGTACGTTACCCCTACGCCCCTGCGAGAAGAACCACAACGGTGGCTGTGCTATGGCAcagccacccacccacccgctgCCATTAAAAACAAATAAACTTCTCCTATGAGGTGCCGCCAACCACTGCTACGTGTCTGTGAAGAACATAAGAATTATAGAGACCTACCACATAAACACCTACGTAGGCGCACCTNNNNNNNNNNNNNNNNNNNNNNNNNNNNNNNNNNNNNNNNNNNNNNNNNNNNNNNNNNNNNNNNNNNNNNNNNNNNNNNNNNNNNNNNNNNNNNNNNNNNNNNNNNNNNNNNNNNNNNNNNNNNNNNNNNNNNNNNNNNNNNNNNNNNNNNNNNNNNNNNNNNNNNNNNNNNNNNNNNNNNNNNNNNNNNNNNNNNNNNNNNNNNNNNNNNNNNNNNNNNNNNNNNNNNNNNNNNNNNNNNNNNNNNNNNNNNNNNNNNNNNNNNNNNNNNNNNNNNNNNNNNNNNNNNNNNNNNNNNNNNNNNNNNNNNNNNNNNNNNNNNNNNNNNNNNNNNNNNNNNNNNNNNNNNNNNNNNNNNNNNNNNNNNNNNNNNNNNNNNNNNNNNNNNNNNNNNNNNNNNNNNNNNNNNNNNNNNNNNNNNNNNNNNNNNNNNNNNNNNNNNNNNNNNNNNNNNNNNNNNNNNNNNNNNNNNNNNNNNNNNNNNNNNNNNNNNNNNNNNTGGAGGGCGTTGCAAGCATGTGGAGTGCGTGCGCGCATGGAGCTActgtgtgtgctgccacCTTCCCACTACACCagcacccccttctctcgctcccctgctgctgcgccgccctcgTTCGCTCTCTATCGGCGGCACATGATTCAGCACTTGGATGAGCTTGTCCTCCGCAGAGTGTCACTGCCGCTCTCTGAAGAGGCGTGGTGTGCACGAGGCTGTATAGAAACATCCTGATGATCGTgtcggcgtgtgcgcgcctATGCCTTCCTGAGCGaacgcacagcggcgctgccccagccctcccccctccccgctaGCGttgtgccgctgttgctctgtgcgtgtctgcgttgGTGCCCCGGTCCCTCCGTCTTCgcgtgtcgctgcaggaTTACTACACAAACGAGTTTCTGATGTAATGAGTCCGAGCCCTTCCGTGGCGACGAGTCGATAACACTGTCTACTATGCAAtgaggcgctgcgtggtgggtgctgtgggtgtgtacgTCTCTGCTGTGCGGACCGAGGTGGTGTGCGCGTACGCGCACCCccgcgcatgtgcgtgggtgATGCTACACCAAAGCAGGGAATCTCTTGTCGAGCGCCGGCGCGCGTCGCTGGCGCGGTGACATGACACACTTTGAGTAACTGCATCCATTCATTGAATCGGCTGACCCgcacgtgcgcatgtgtgtgtgtgtgtgtcttcccTTGTTTTGGTTGTTCTTACATGCATATCGAACTGACTAATAGGGCTTCTGTGTGCGTAAAAAGAATGAGAGAATGTACCCTTCTGAACACGACGTGGCTTGTGTATTAGATGGCGAAGCGAGATGCACGGTGGAGAGTTTAGCCTGGTGCGCCTTGCTGCGGCCTTGTGGACCTGTGCGCATGCCTGTGTGCTACTGTTTAGTGACACGTGAATCTGGAAGGCCGTGTAGGCACCCTCACTGACCCATACACTGTATGGGCAACattcttctctgtcttctccATCTTGGCCCTCCCCGCACCCTTTCTTTCGGCTCTCGACCGTCTTCTTTTCGTTCGTATTGCGACCTTCGGTTGCCGTCATGCAGTGTGCATGCGTTCAGGTGTCTGTGGCTTCTCTTGCTAGTCGCGAACGTGTGCttgtcctctcctctttcctcattCCGACCCAGTGTGGCTTCTTTACGCCTGTCTTACCACTTCTCTTATTCTTTTCGTTCCCCTGTTCGTGGTGAGGTGTTTACAGTGTGGGACACCTTCTTTAACACAACTGCGGGAATCACCTTCTTCcccatctcctcccctctctgcatgggtgggtgtgggcgtgggtgtgcctcTACATGCGTATTTTTTATTGTTGTTTATTCTACTGAGGGCTAAGACATCGTCTTGCTTTATGTTTATCGCCTCCTAATTCGTTTCTCCATGGGGTCTGTGAGTCTGCTTGTTGAAAACgactccctcttcttcccccaacacacacacacacacacaattgTCGCATCGCCTCTACTGCCTGGGTGGTAGATCATTATTGTGAATCTCCTCCACCGATACAGAGCTTAGATGCACGCACCCGTAGAGCAACCATGCATGCCGGCTACGCTCATGGCTGAGAAAGGCGACCCGTGGCGGTGGGTTGTGCTGactctcttctgcctctaCAGTGCGTCGAACGCAGTACAGTGGATCACGTACTCGTCCATTGCGACTCCAACCCGCGCCTTCTTTCGCCTCACGACGAATGAGCTGAACATGCTCTCCTCTGTCTACATGATTGTCTTCGTCGTCGGGGCGTACTTCACCTGCACAACGTTTGAGCGCTGGGGAGTGCGGCTCGGCGTTCTCATTGGATGCGGCCTGAACGCCTTGGGGTCAATCCTGAAAGTGGCCCCCGGGTTGCAGAGGCCGTGCTACGCCACCCTGATCGTACCACAGATCCTCAACTCTATCGCGCAGCTGTTTGTGTTGTCGACTCCGCCGCTGATTGCAGCGCACTACTTTGCGTCGAACCAGCGCACCTTCGCGACGGCCATCGCGGCTACAGCGAATAGCCTTGGAAACGCCATCGCTCTTTTCGCACCACCCTTGATCGTCAAGTCCAGCACCGGCACCATGAAGGAGTTCATGCTGTTGTTCTGCCTTGAGCTGGGCTTCTGCGTCCTCATCACCGTGGgtgtcttcttcttcctgaGAACGCCAAGCTTCAAGTCGCCCAGCAAGGCACTTCTCAGGGAGCTCGCGGCTACCCAGGGGAGCGTGATGACTGGTCGCGCGAGCCTCAGTGGTGCCAAGCAGGTTCATCAGCGGCGCggtgagcgagaggaggtCGTGGCTGATGACGGGCTGCAAAGTGAGATGGACAGCAATGGACCTAATGgcaaccgcagcagtgaggagggcgagagtGATGACAACGACGCCGACGCAGGACAAGGCCACGCTGTCAATCACGGCCACCGGCGCATGGCACCAAGTGAGCCGATCGCGTTGCACACCTCTGAGTGCGCCGGTGCACACGACAACCACACCAACGCACCCCGCCTTGCTGTCGGGTTCACGGACGCCGAGTCCCCAGGCAAGCCAGACGGCGGTGCCTGCAGCACCCAGGCGGGTGTTCTGGACCCATCCGCGGCCGTCTACACTGAGTGGGACCGCGGCAGCATGAGCAAACACAAGAGGATGACGGTGTGGCGCCGACTACGGCACAGCGAACACGTGATCACGTTTCTTGAGGTGGGTCACACCATCTACCTGCtactccgccgccgcgacttTGTCTTTTTGCTCAGCGCCTTCAGTGTCAGTATGGGCAGCGTGTGGACCTTCGCCTCTGTGCTGGCTCAGATCTTGGAGCCTTTCGGCGTGGCGGCGGAACTGGCGGGCAGCATTGGTGCTGCCAACATCGTTCTCGGGACGGTGGTGTCGTACCTGATCGGCCTCTGGGTGGACCGCACACGACACTATAAGTCCCCactttgtgtgtgcatgaTGGGCTCCGTTCTATGTTGCATTGGGCTCATCGTCATTATGCTGAAGGCGCCGAGCCACAGTCGTACAATGGATGGACTTTGTTCTTTCATCTACATCTTTGCCGGTGTCTTCCAGAACACCGCCATCCCGATCTGCTTCGAGTACTCAATGGAGATTTCCTACCCATTGCCAGAGTCCGTGCCCGGTGCCCTCCTCATGGCCGGTGCAAACCTGTGCTCTCTAATCATGCTCTCCATTGCCTCTGCAATGCTTGGCGACGGTGTTGCGTCGACCTCGGCTTGTGTCAACGTGCTCATTCTCATCACGTGCGTCTGCTTTGTGGGTGCTGTTCTCTCCATCTTTCCGCGCGAGAGGCTCTACCGGCACGatgcggaggtggaggcgcggcagcagctggtaGCGAAGCCAGCCGGCACCTATGCAGCCAACACTGCAACGACACAGCCGTTTCACTGGTGTTCGGTGACGACATattcgcagcagccgctgtcTGGGGTGGGGAGTGCTACGCAGGGCGTGTCGGTGCCgctcagcggtggcgccggcaaCGATGCGAAGGCCGAGGAAGAGATCCTACCGTTTGCGGAACGCCGTTCGTCCACGATGGAGGCACCTtctgccggcgccgcggtgCGCAAGAGCGTCTTTGCCGAGGATGAACTTCTCGACGACGCCCCGGCGGATGCGCTGCAGTTAAATGATCGAATTGCGCGAAGTGAAATGAACGACGCTACGTCGGCATTGGCACCACAgcaagggagggggatgcaCCTGCGACCTCGTTGAAGACAACACGTCTACAATCCCTCAACCGCAAATgctcgccttcttcgcctcatGTTGTGTTCTCCGCACCTCGTCGCTCTCAACTTCTCCCACTGCATGGGTGCGACCGTGCTGAGAAGTGTGCTTATTAGTGCCTtagctgtgtgtgcgtgccggtAAAGGTGGTCGTGCGTGTTTGTCCAAGCGTGATGTACCAGCCACATTTTCCCTcgcttcagctgctcgcTTCTTTGCCTCTGCCATTATTTCAAGCTGCTTGCAGTCTCTTACGAGAAAACAAGGTAATGGGTATTCTCTGGACTCACAGACGCACGTGAgcacgcgtacacacgcaACACGTGCACAGCGTGCACACTAGCGGGCGCTTTCGCTGACCGGACACACTCACCTCTCTGTGGATCGCCATTCTCTAAAGCTAAAAAAAAATTGAGGGATACCCCATCACCTGGAAAAGGTGCGTCTTTTGCTGCCGGTGTACGTTGGAGTGGACAGCAGGCGGCAAATGATTGTCGGCACGAGTGGGACACCGTTCGTTTCGTCCACGAACTTCTTATTCCACGTTGCTGACCAGCGTAGGTGTACCCCGACCGTCCACACAACGACATGCAGACGATCATTTCCAGCGGACCATACGAATGATGTTCTGCGCGTGTATATCGGGTAGTGTGTGTTTGCATCTCGCGCCAACGATCCACGCCACCCTTCTCAtcttcttctgtttctccctctccttctctttgaCTCAGCGTGG
This window contains:
- a CDS encoding hypothetical protein (TriTrypDB/GeneDB-style sysID: LpmP.20.4570); amino-acid sequence: MQFVFAVKGRSSRAPQLLAADRLFVVAARETTHRARHARGWGKRRYSAVAPAPGAPLQISGSRLRDLCWGESPLSSILSLEKDDLKFNCVIVQTPYAVRAANMDVEPVSLRVIAADALEHVFFNVNEDLLQDGRLVVFTYADNLLHVGIDANAWAEARVAATAASTGVAVGDGDGSTGPYGHASGPVSEGATNKDPSLSADSGTDAELAKRPRRVDVVWGKEEPSRSSRRLDSPRSVLKKEQVLAVVPCTVNGDDIKELNELIDEGKLASFDVSLTDFFCSQCYHLPLLTLTMSCCGAVLCQCCAPTPPTVEGVSATDRACPVCGEEPLDPPLSHPERDVKVAKLVKELKVLYFPQLRALRESRRVSVEPPKPSMPPFLLLNTPVLEPPR
- a CDS encoding hypothetical protein (TriTrypDB/GeneDB-style sysID: LpmP.20.4571) — translated: MPARRQLTDLNADARALPLSWRSLADIKKHVFSPGYVVEDNTGLFVGVAEPVGRPVTAATVVLCNFFSERVRRKRNRGIEPPVQCASHNESAGGTPGKPQSNSTVRPSCCSKTLCSAVLAVLRAAHESIGSAEAAGHGGCIVLVHVTVIREDVSCSPSFKTAGRAPVCYVDGVCVAEDITRAYRAVWTSPCISSKLPTRSTTDDTTTAVAVASNTSGSSLRPIPVERQLQAQPTHVGDSCCTGTPFCGVRLMWVSPSSRGRGIAFSMIERARHAVCYGFVVPAEHVAFSEPTAMGSAFARRYQARDDFLVYYY
- a CDS encoding hypothetical protein (TriTrypDB/GeneDB-style sysID: LpmP.20.4580); its protein translation is MPATLMAEKGDPWRWVVLTLFCLYSASNAVQWITYSSIATPTRAFFRLTTNELNMLSSVYMIVFVVGAYFTCTTFERWGVRLGVLIGCGLNALGSILKVAPGLQRPCYATLIVPQILNSIAQLFVLSTPPLIAAHYFASNQRTFATAIAATANSLGNAIALFAPPLIVKSSTGTMKEFMLLFCLELGFCVLITVGVFFFLRTPSFKSPSKALLRELAATQGSVMTGRASLSGAKQVHQRRGEREEVVADDGLQSEMDSNGPNGNRSSEEGESDDNDADAGQGHAVNHGHRRMAPSEPIALHTSECAGAHDNHTNAPRLAVGFTDAESPGKPDGGACSTQAGVLDPSAAVYTEWDRGSMSKHKRMTVWRRLRHSEHVITFLEVGHTIYLLLRRRDFVFLLSAFSVSMGSVWTFASVLAQILEPFGVAAELAGSIGAANIVLGTVVSYLIGLWVDRTRHYKSPLCVCMMGSVLCCIGLIVIMLKAPSHSRTMDGLCSFIYIFAGVFQNTAIPICFEYSMEISYPLPESVPGALLMAGANLCSLIMLSIASAMLGDGVASTSACVNVLILITCVCFVGAVLSIFPRERLYRHDAEVEARQQLVAKPAGTYAANTATTQPFHWCSVTTYSQQPLSGVGSATQGVSVPLSGGAGNDAKAEEEILPFAERRSSTMEAPSAGAAVRKSVFAEDELLDDAPADALQLNDRIARSEMNDATSALAPQQGRGMHLRPR